The proteins below come from a single Mangifera indica cultivar Alphonso chromosome 16, CATAS_Mindica_2.1, whole genome shotgun sequence genomic window:
- the LOC123198972 gene encoding disease resistance protein RPP2B-like encodes MAVFGELDSCSRIIITSKDKYVLRNCEVDHIHEMTELFPVDAFKLFVLHAFRGNPPTKDYIDLSSKIVGYAKGLPLALEVLGSFLFKRTKREWESALENLKTSPPADVQKVLKISYEGLDDKQKCVFLDVVCSYKGCKRDFVEAILNDRDLDAHICINVLIERCLITTSSNTITMHDLLEEMGREIVRQESIDNPGKRSRLWDHDEIFSVLKNNTGTRAIRSICLDISKVEELHLNPEAFNKMPNLRFLKFYGSERGKKVLESDSSAFRHILRWLKRENSNDGKVHGFEKLKFDFYEIRHFCFHGYPAKSLPPNFNPKNLVALCMPNSKVKKLWTGNQVLVNLKYIGLSHSKHLCRIPDLSLMPNLESLNLEDCTNLLESFSSIHNLHKLVILNLRGCRSFNNLPISDSCQSLRKVYLSGCSNLEKVPNLPNTVEKLYLDETAIKELPSIGHLFRLVKLSLRKCSRLKRLPNSICELKSLKYLCLSGCSKLDRLPNDMGNLQTLEELILEGISFAEIATFMASLTNLKTLSLTRCKMQEQLGIPLVDLSVFQRIEELCLIDCCIEVLPNTIGELLSLGSLDLDQNNLETLPESIKDLSNLEGLSLSNCQRLKYLPELPSSLVQIIAVNCVSLESVSSLFLRMDSVFDIIDFSNCLNLKLEMTDALLLNIERSAADSHRQMQNISCSWGSADIFYSGCEIPKWFDLKSNGSFIKFPEGWINDNLFGFAVCAVVSSQDYRKLRNLLVGFRLIINGEIISNDELMDSLKFRPGTLEGENIVESDHIFIAYNYIKMLGKFPPLNLNSQGAVEFFIEHATKNGMVQSPVKKCGVTLLYHKNDDWRNDPRVDKNDERPHKRLKLEG; translated from the exons ATGGCAGTTTTTGGTGAGTTGGATTCATGCAGTCGAATCATTATAACGTCAAAGGACAAATATGTGTTAAGAAATTGTGAAGTGGATCACATTCATGAGATGACAGAGTTATTTCCTGTTGATGCTTTTAAACTTTTTGTCCTACATGCCTTTAGAGGAAACCCTCCAACAAAAGATTATATTGACCTATCATCTAAAATAGTAGGTTATGCTAAAGGTCTTCCACTAGCTCTTGAAGTTTTAGGTTCCTTTCTATTCAAGAGGACGAAGAGAGAATGGGAAAGTGCACTAGAAAACTTGAAAACAAGTCCTCCTGCGGATGTCCaaaaagtgttaaaaataaGTTACGAAGGATTAGATGATAAACAGAAGTGTGTATTTTTGGATGTTGTATGTTCTTATAAAGGGTGTAAAAGAGATTTTGTAGAAGCAATCTTGAATGATCGTGACTTAGACGCtcatatttgtataaatgtTCTCATTGAAAGGTGTCTCATAACTACATCATCTAATACCataacaatgcatgatttacttGAAGAAATGGGTAGAGAAATTGTTCGACAAGAATCGATTGATAATCCAGGCAAACGTAGTCGATTGTGGGATCATGATGAAATATTTTCAGTATTGAAGAATAATACG GGAACTAGAGCAATTCGAAGCATATGCTTGGATATATCTAAAGTAGAAGAGTTGCATTTAAATCCTGAAGCTTTTAACAAAATGCCAAACCTACGATTCTTGAAATTTTATGGCTCTGAACGTGGAAAGAAGGTGCTTGAATCTGATTCCTCTGCATTTCGCCATATCTTGAGATGGTTGAAAAGAGAAAACTCCAATGATGGAAAGGTGCATGGTTTTGagaaacttaagtttgatttctaTGAGATAAGGCACTTTTGCTTTCATGGATATCCTGCCAAATCATTGCCgccaaattttaatccaaagaaCCTTGTTGCACTTTGCATGCCTAAtagcaaagttaaaaaactttggACTGGTAACCAg gttcttgttaatttgaaatatattggcCTCAGTCACTCTAAGCATCTATGCAGAATACCAGATTTGTCACTTATGCCAAATCTTGAGAGCTTGAATCTTGAAGATTGTACAAATTTGCTTGAGAGTTTCTCATCTATCCATAATCTCCATAAACTTGTTATCTTGAATCTACGAGGATGCAGAAGCTTTAATAATCTTCCAATTAGTGATAGTTGCCAATCTCTTCGAAAAGTTTATCTCTCTGGTTGCTCAAATCTCGAAAAAGTTCCAAATCTCCCTAATACAGTTGAAAAGTTATATCTAGATGAAACTGCCATTAAAGAACTTCCATCAATAGGGCATTTATTTAGACTAGTAAAATTAAGTCTTAGAAAATGTTCAAGGCTTAAGAGATTACCAAATAGTATTTGTGAGTTGAAATCCCTTAAATATCTTTGTCTCTCGGGTTGTTCCAAACTTGATAGATTGCCTAATGACATGGGAAATTTACAAACTCTGGAGGAACTGATACTGGAGGGAATTTCTTTTGCAGAAATAGCAACATTTATGGCAAGTTTGACCAACCTGAAGACATTATCTTTGACAAGATGTAAGATGCAAGAGCAATTGGGTATCCCACTCGTCGATTTATCTGTCTTCCAAAGAATCGAAGAGCTATGCCTGATTGATTGTTGCATTGAAGTGTTACCCAACACTATTGGCGAATTACTCTCATTAGGAAGTTTAGATCTTGACCAAAACAATTTGGAGACGCTACCAGAGAGCATCAAAGACCTGTCTAACCTGGAAGGGCTTTCTTTAAGTAATTGTCAGAGGCTTAAATACTTACCGGAGCTTCCAAGCAGTCTAGTGCAAATTATAGCAGTGAATTGTGTTTCTCTTGAATCAGTATCAAGTTTATTCCTACGTATGGATTCTGTTTTTGACATAATCGACTTCtctaattgtttaaatttaaaattagagatgacaGATGCTCTCTTGTTGAATATTGAGAGAAGTGCAGCAGACAGTCACCGTCAA ATGCAGAATATCAGTTGTTCTTGGGGATCGGCGGACATTTTTTACTCTGGATGTGAAATTCCAAAGTGGTTTGACTTAAAAAGTAATGGATCTTTTATAAAGTTTCCAGAAGGTTGGATTAATGATAACTTATTTGGTTTCGCTGTATGTGCTGTTGTATCATCACAAGACTATCGAAAACTTAGAAATTTGCTTGTTGGATTTCGCCTGATTATTAATGGAGAGATTATTTCCAATGATGAGTTAATGGACTCATTAAAATTTCGGCCTGGGACTCTTGAAGGTGAGAACATTGTTGAATCAGATCATATATTCATAGCttataattacattaagatGCTTGGGAAATTTCCTCCACTTAATTTGAATAGCCAAGGTGCTGTTGAGTTCTTCATTGAACATGCAACTAAGAATGGTATGGTTCAAAGCCCAGTGAAAAAATGTGGAGTGACTCTATTGTATCACAAAAATGATGATTGGAGAAACGATCCAAGAGTGgacaaaaatgatgaaagaCCTCATAAGCGATTGAAACTTGAAGGTTGA
- the LOC123199232 gene encoding TMV resistance protein N-like, translating into MQSASYHLMLMASSSSSSSISPKLEYEVFLSFRGVDTRKNITSHLYEAFRQKKIKTFIDDSLVRGEEISPSLLKAIEHSKISVIIFSKGYASSRWCLKELEEIVKCKNTYNQIVIPVFYDVDPSDVRNQTGDFGNAFAELENRFIGHSEMLEGWRTALRDAANLSGSHSKNSR; encoded by the coding sequence ATGCAAAGTGCCTCTTATCACTTGATGTTAatggcttcctcttcttcttcttcttccatttctCCTAAACTAGAATATGAGGTTTTCCTTAGTTTCCGTGGTGTGGACACTCGAAAAAACATTACCAGCCATCTTTATGAAGCCTTTCGtcagaaaaagattaaaactttcattgatgatagCCTTGTCAGGGGAGAAGAAATTTCTCCATCTCTTTTGAAGGCAATTGAACATTCGAAGATCTcggttatcattttctctaaaggcTACGCTTCCTCCAGATGGTGTCTCAAAGAACTTGAAGAGATTGTTAAATGTAAGAACACGTATAATCAGATCGTAATACCAGTCTTCTATGACGTAGATCCATCTGATGTCAGGAATCAAACTGGGGATTTTGGAAACGCATTTGCTGAGCTTGAAAATCGTTTTATTGGTCATTCAGAGATGTTGGAGGGATGGAGGACTGCTTTGAGGGATGCAGCCAACCTTTCTGGTTCTCATTCAAAGAACTCTAGGtaa